The DNA sequence ACGCTCGTCCTCACACTCCCTGCCGCGGAGAAGCGCGACGGGGGCGTGTTTGCCGTGGTGCACAAATCCGCACTtcagcgcgtgcacagcgcgcgctaCGACATGCGCTTTGCCAGGGTCGCCGACGGAGAGGGCgtgagcgctgcgcgggGGCTgaacgagcagctcgcgttCGCGAGCGAGGCGGGCGACCTGACGGACCGCTGGCTCGGCGAGattggcgcgcgtggcgatgcgcagcgccgccgcaccgGCCTGGTGGACGCGCTCAACGCATCCGCGCTGCCCTGGTTCGAGAGCTTGCTGTGGACCGACCAGCCCGCGTCCAGGAGCGACGCGGaaagcggcgtgccgagtgggtgcgtcgagcgcatcgagcttacgctgcgcctgccgacgagccgcgcagATGCCGAAGCGTGTATGCCGCTGGTCACTGCCGTGCTGGATATGGCCGACGCCCTGCACCTTTCTGCGACGGGCCGCGACcggtgcatgcgcctgcggcCAGAGACAGTGgcttctttgcgccgcacgcgcgacgaagtcgacgcggcgatgcgcgaggcgcttgggcgcgaggaaaaagacgagcaggagctggcgcgcgatgccgagcggcggcgcgcgcagaaagaAAAGTTTGACATGCTCTCGCCTGCGGAGCAGGCACGGCGCAAAGAGGTGGAGCGgaaacgcgcgctgcgcaagcagcaggGCCAGGGATccaagatgcgccgccgctaGGGCCAAAATCCAAAATACGCCGCCGCTAGGGATCCAAG is a window from the Malassezia vespertilionis chromosome 7, complete sequence genome containing:
- a CDS encoding uncharacterized protein (EggNog:ENOG503NWBR; COG:S; TransMembrane:1 (n3-13c17/18o41-60i)) encodes the protein MRAWFEHPLLAPLRAMAQPGSEPVWTGELYNMKLALHPAQFYAQGALVLLAVLYLVASLLGRWRNTRRVAPFAAVLMHAMQGEFAQVGASADAPPGLVWNGASDALLFCTGRRGVDTLHADFALARRQDPLYMVGSLLFDVFAMPTVPTALGDRLTLVLTLPAAEKRDGGVFAVVHKSALQRVHSARYDMRFARVADGEGVSAARGLNEQLAFASEAGDLTDRWLGEIGARGDAQRRRTGLVDALNASALPWFESLLWTDQPASRSDAESGVPSGCVERIELTLRLPTSRADAEACMPLVTAVLDMADALHLSATGRDRCMRLRPETVASLRRTRDEVDAAMREALGREEKDEQELARDAERRRAQKEKFDMLSPAEQARRKEVERKRALRKQQGQGSKMRRR